A genomic window from Tolypothrix sp. PCC 7910 includes:
- a CDS encoding family 10 glycosylhydrolase has protein sequence MVSTSTAFSDIKGHWASSFIGALSGRNLINGYPNGTFRPDNSVTRAEFAALIAKVFTLTSKRKYSPFTDVPTNHWAANVIKNAYEAGFISGYPDKTFRPNNRISRGDVLVAIVNGLEIAAKIKPDLVNKLSQYYTDATAIAGYAKNQVAIATSAGLVVNYPNIKLLNPNLAATRADLAVIAYQALVYQGKADKITSAYLVPSPTPPVVVVPPKPVDPPVDPPVVVVPPKPVDPPVDPPVVVVPPKPVDPPVDPPVVVVTPADPPVVVPPVEPPKVEVPQNTVRLSHQREFRGAWVATVWNGDWPSKPGLPVAQQKSELVAIITRLQQLNFNALILQVRPEGDAVYASTLEPWSAWITGTQGKAPDPYYDPLEFAIAECHKRNIEVHAWFNPYRAKTSVNSGINVSPHIAVTNPDVVYKWGNQLWMDPGIKIVQDRAYNVILDVVRRYDIDGVHLDDYFYPYPISGQTFPDSKTYEAYKSAGGGLSLGDWRRENVNLMVLRLSEGIKATKPHVKFGISPFGIYRPGQPAGITGLDAYNVLYADSKKWLELGWVDYIAPQLYWRTDQTQQSYPALLNWWTQVNAKQKHVYAGNNLTEPSNKSRESEEIEKQVIISRSQAGRYSLGNIFFNLGVLMENSQGIAEKFQTQIYSKPAIPPTWSSQVTTTPAPPTGLVYVNGKLNWKQGDDQPVRSWTLYRQSGDGWVIQRILSAGTNFATVGPGTYAVCAVDRLANESQGVMITVT, from the coding sequence ATGGTATCTACTTCTACAGCGTTCTCGGATATTAAAGGCCATTGGGCAAGCTCATTTATTGGAGCTTTATCAGGGCGGAACTTGATCAACGGGTATCCTAACGGTACTTTTCGCCCAGATAACTCAGTAACTCGTGCTGAATTTGCTGCCCTCATTGCCAAAGTCTTTACACTTACTTCTAAGCGCAAATATTCCCCGTTTACTGATGTACCGACTAATCATTGGGCAGCCAATGTTATTAAAAATGCTTATGAAGCAGGGTTTATTTCTGGATACCCTGATAAAACTTTCCGCCCCAATAATAGAATTTCTCGGGGTGATGTTTTAGTGGCAATAGTTAATGGCTTGGAGATTGCCGCTAAAATCAAACCTGACTTAGTTAATAAATTGTCACAATATTATACAGATGCGACTGCGATCGCAGGTTATGCCAAAAATCAAGTAGCTATTGCTACGAGTGCAGGGTTAGTAGTTAACTACCCAAATATCAAATTACTCAACCCTAATCTAGCCGCAACCCGTGCTGATTTAGCGGTCATAGCCTATCAAGCTTTGGTATATCAGGGGAAAGCAGACAAGATTACCTCTGCGTACTTGGTGCCATCTCCAACACCACCTGTGGTAGTAGTACCTCCAAAGCCAGTAGATCCTCCCGTTGACCCACCTGTGGTAGTAGTACCTCCAAAGCCAGTAGATCCTCCCGTTGACCCACCTGTAGTAGTAGTACCTCCAAAGCCAGTAGATCCTCCCGTTGACCCACCTGTAGTAGTAGTAACTCCGGCTGATCCGCCTGTAGTAGTACCTCCAGTTGAGCCACCTAAGGTAGAAGTACCACAGAATACTGTGAGGCTAAGTCATCAAAGGGAGTTTCGTGGGGCGTGGGTAGCAACAGTTTGGAATGGTGATTGGCCTTCTAAACCTGGATTACCTGTTGCACAACAGAAATCTGAATTAGTTGCAATTATTACTCGATTACAACAACTCAACTTTAATGCCTTAATTTTACAGGTGCGACCAGAAGGGGATGCTGTGTATGCTTCGACGTTAGAACCTTGGAGTGCTTGGATTACCGGAACGCAAGGGAAAGCACCAGATCCATACTACGATCCCTTAGAGTTTGCGATCGCAGAATGCCACAAGCGCAACATTGAAGTTCATGCTTGGTTTAATCCTTACCGCGCTAAGACTAGTGTCAATAGCGGAATTAATGTTAGCCCCCACATAGCTGTCACGAATCCAGACGTGGTTTATAAATGGGGCAATCAATTGTGGATGGATCCAGGGATTAAAATCGTTCAGGATAGGGCTTATAACGTTATTCTTGATGTTGTGCGTCGGTATGATATTGATGGCGTTCACTTAGACGACTATTTTTATCCTTATCCCATATCTGGGCAAACTTTCCCCGATAGCAAAACCTATGAAGCTTACAAATCTGCTGGCGGTGGACTTAGCTTAGGTGATTGGCGGCGAGAAAATGTCAATCTCATGGTGCTGCGGCTATCGGAAGGAATTAAAGCCACAAAGCCCCATGTGAAATTTGGTATTAGTCCCTTTGGAATTTATCGCCCCGGACAACCAGCAGGTATTACTGGCTTAGATGCCTATAATGTACTGTATGCTGACTCCAAGAAATGGTTAGAGTTAGGCTGGGTTGATTATATTGCGCCTCAACTTTATTGGCGTACCGACCAAACACAACAAAGTTATCCTGCGTTACTCAATTGGTGGACACAGGTAAACGCAAAACAAAAACACGTTTACGCTGGTAACAATTTGACCGAACCTAGCAACAAGAGTCGCGAAAGTGAGGAGATTGAAAAGCAGGTAATAATTAGTCGTAGCCAAGCTGGAAGGTATTCTCTCGGTAATATCTTTTTTAATTTGGGTGTTTTGATGGAAAACAGCCAAGGTATCGCTGAGAAATTCCAAACTCAAATTTATAGCAAACCTGCCATTCCTCCTACTTGGTCTTCCCAGGTGACAACAACACCAGCACCACCCACAGGGCTAGTATATGTGAACGGTAAACTCAATTGGAAACAGGGAGACGATCAGCCAGTTCGTTCTTGGACACTTTATCGCCAAAGTGGGGATGGCTGGGTAATTCAGCGCATTTTATCTGCTGGTACAAACTTTGCCACTGTAGGGCCAGGAACATACGCTGTGTGCGCCGTCGATAGGTTAGCAAATGAAAGCCAGGGAGTGATGATTACAGTTACTTGA
- a CDS encoding ATP-binding sensor histidine kinase: protein MVSTQVIIPGYRISEEIYNGSRTLVYRGYREADHQPVAIKLLKNPYPSFSELVQFRNQYTIAKNLPSPLVVQTYSLEPYQNGYALVMEDFGGIALNLWWDRGEAVGCLLEFLKIAIALCNILDVLYRHRIIHKDIKPANILVNPETHEIRLIDFSIASLLPRESQTVVSPNILEGTLGYLSPEQTGRMNRGIDYRTDFYSLGVTFYELLTGELPFQSNDMMEMVHCHIAQQPNQFKIQNSKFKNGELIPQVLSDIVMKLMAKNAEERYQSALGLKYDLEKCLEQLKITGKIDSFPIAQRDVCDRFIIPDKLYGRQTEVEALLNAFERVSKGNTEMILVAGFSGIGKTAVVNEIHKPIVRQRGYFIKGKFDQFNRNIPFSAFVQALRDLMGQLLSESDAQLQIWKNQILQALGDNAQVIVDVIPELEQIIGVQPAVAQLGGNAEQNRFNLLFQKFIATFTIKKHPLVIFIDDLQWADSASLKLIELLIGDNNHGYLLLIGAYRDNEVFPAHPLMETLNEIGKNQTYRISHTIALTPLKISQINQLIADTLSCSPEKALYLTKLVYQKTRGNPFFNHQFLKALYEDGLISFNLEKGYWQCDISEVNTLSLTDNVVELMAIQLQKLPQPTQNALKLAACIGNSFDLGTLAIVYQKSQVETAVDLWPALQAGLILPKNEVYKLFQDHGNHAESQILSSYHFQNPNYKFLHDRVQQAAYYLIPEVEKQSTHLKIGRLLLLNTPIAEQEEKIFEIVNQLNCGSAIITQPDERQQLAQLNLRVGCKAKESTAYSAAVYYFNQGIQLLTTNSWENAYELTRSLHEEAAESAFLNKEFHQMESLIQIVLQQATSLLDQAKVNEIKLHAYQVQGQQLQAIATGREILQELGVNLPESVTPIDIQQQVENTLATLAGRNILDLVQLPVMKDTKALVALRIMNSIVPSIHQAAPYLFPIIACEEVSLSLKYGNAPLSAPGYADFGIVVNTVLNKLEEGYQFGQLALLIVDLFQAKSVESMTTMKVAAFNEYNQHHVSQAISLLQQSYTIGLETGDFVHVLVSMFFKLFYTYLSGVGILENLLEDIRVYKSNFANSNNFLNWSNILAQTTNNLIINHNNPDYLIGEYCNEKEILLTLQQENDELALHVFFLNKLMLAYLFKNIPEAVKNADQGEHYLKGGAGLLSVPVFYFYASLSWLAAYPMAEPSTQAQLLLRVNENQHKLQLQAQFAPMNFQHKYDLVSAEKHRVLGQKAEAIEYYDRAIALAKENHYLQEAALANELTAQFYLEWGKHKLAQVYMQEAYYCYAHWGAKTKIYDLEKRYPDLLQPILQVQSHHLLLSETYISTIDASSYLHQTIQTTRSSSSSSISKNLDFGTIFKASQALSSEIELEKLLNTLMEVLMTNAGAKKAVLLAIRDGNWLIEAIATTNEGTNQQTVPLEISQAIPETLINYVKRSGKTVVLDDATSQTDFIADPYLMQQQPKSVMCTPIWHQGKLIGLLYLENQLTIAAFTRDRTEVIQLLCTQAAISLENAHLYQQSQDYAQKLEQMLKQLKHTQLQMVQNEKMASLGNLVAGVAHEINNPVGFLKGSLNNTEQYIQDLLTHLQLLQENNPILSPAAIDHAEEIDLEFLKADLPKLVGSMKVASERIKDISTSLRTFSRADTAEKVACNLHEGIESTILILKYRLKASEKRPAIQVIKEYGNLPQVKCFLGQLNQVFMNILGNAIDALDTVSEGHSFADLEAYPQQITIRTDISDDGRIAIIGIQDNGPGMPESIRDRIFDHLFTTKEVGKGTGLGLAIARQIVEQTHNGRLSCNSVLGEGTEFVIEIPV from the coding sequence ATGGTTAGCACGCAAGTTATTATTCCCGGTTATCGCATCAGCGAAGAAATATACAATGGCTCGAGAACGCTGGTTTATCGTGGGTATCGAGAGGCTGACCATCAACCTGTGGCAATTAAGCTGCTGAAAAATCCTTATCCTAGTTTTAGTGAACTGGTGCAGTTTCGCAATCAGTATACCATTGCCAAAAATCTTCCATCTCCTCTAGTCGTGCAAACCTATAGCCTGGAACCCTATCAGAATGGCTATGCATTAGTGATGGAGGACTTTGGGGGAATTGCGCTTAACTTGTGGTGGGATAGGGGGGAAGCTGTAGGTTGCTTGCTGGAGTTTTTGAAGATTGCGATCGCTCTTTGCAATATCTTAGATGTTCTCTATCGCCATCGCATCATTCATAAAGATATTAAACCTGCAAATATTTTAGTTAATCCCGAAACCCATGAAATTCGCTTAATTGACTTTAGTATTGCATCTTTATTGCCAAGAGAAAGTCAAACTGTTGTCAGCCCTAATATTTTGGAAGGAACGCTAGGATATTTATCTCCAGAACAAACAGGTAGAATGAATCGCGGAATTGATTACCGCACTGATTTTTACTCTTTAGGCGTAACTTTTTACGAATTGCTGACTGGAGAATTACCATTTCAATCAAATGACATGATGGAGATGGTACATTGTCATATTGCCCAACAACCAAATCAATTCAAAATTCAAAATTCAAAATTCAAAAATGGAGAATTGATTCCGCAAGTACTCTCCGATATTGTAATGAAACTGATGGCGAAGAATGCGGAAGAGCGCTATCAGAGTGCATTAGGGCTGAAATATGATTTAGAAAAATGCCTTGAGCAACTGAAGATAACGGGGAAAATTGATAGCTTTCCAATTGCACAAAGAGATGTGTGCGATCGCTTTATTATTCCTGATAAACTTTATGGTCGGCAAACTGAAGTTGAAGCACTGTTAAATGCCTTTGAGCGAGTTAGCAAAGGTAATACAGAAATGATATTAGTTGCTGGCTTTTCGGGGATTGGTAAAACTGCTGTTGTCAATGAAATCCATAAGCCGATTGTCCGTCAACGCGGTTATTTTATTAAAGGTAAATTTGACCAATTTAACCGGAATATTCCCTTCTCAGCTTTTGTACAAGCTTTACGCGATTTGATGGGACAATTGCTGTCTGAAAGTGACGCACAACTGCAAATCTGGAAAAATCAAATTCTCCAAGCTTTGGGTGATAATGCTCAGGTAATTGTAGATGTAATTCCGGAACTAGAACAAATTATTGGTGTGCAACCAGCTGTAGCCCAACTGGGAGGGAATGCAGAACAAAATCGCTTCAATTTACTGTTTCAAAAGTTTATTGCTACCTTTACTATAAAAAAACATCCTCTAGTCATATTTATTGATGATTTGCAATGGGCAGATAGTGCTTCGTTAAAGTTAATAGAACTATTGATTGGAGACAACAATCATGGCTATCTATTATTGATTGGTGCTTACCGGGATAACGAAGTATTTCCTGCTCATCCTTTAATGGAGACTTTAAATGAAATTGGCAAAAATCAGACCTACAGAATTTCTCATACTATCGCCTTAACCCCGCTCAAAATATCTCAAATTAATCAACTAATAGCAGATACACTCAGTTGTTCACCGGAAAAGGCTTTATATTTGACTAAGCTAGTTTATCAAAAAACTAGAGGTAATCCTTTTTTTAATCATCAATTTCTTAAGGCATTATATGAAGATGGACTAATTAGCTTTAATCTAGAAAAGGGATATTGGCAATGTGACATTTCTGAGGTTAACACATTATCTTTGACAGATAACGTGGTTGAGTTGATGGCAATACAGCTACAGAAATTACCTCAGCCAACTCAAAATGCTTTAAAATTAGCTGCTTGTATTGGCAACTCTTTTGACTTGGGAACACTAGCTATTGTCTATCAAAAATCGCAAGTAGAGACTGCTGTCGATTTATGGCCAGCTTTACAAGCTGGGTTAATCTTACCGAAAAATGAAGTTTATAAATTATTTCAAGATCATGGAAATCATGCTGAATCTCAAATATTGAGTAGTTACCACTTTCAAAATCCAAATTATAAATTCCTACATGACCGGGTGCAGCAAGCAGCCTACTATCTAATTCCAGAAGTAGAGAAACAATCCACTCACTTAAAAATAGGTCGTTTACTTTTATTAAACACTCCTATAGCAGAGCAAGAAGAAAAAATTTTTGAGATTGTGAATCAGTTGAATTGTGGTTCAGCAATCATTACCCAGCCAGATGAACGTCAACAATTGGCACAGTTAAATTTGAGAGTTGGTTGTAAAGCTAAAGAATCTACTGCTTATAGTGCAGCAGTTTATTACTTCAATCAGGGAATTCAGCTATTAACAACTAATAGTTGGGAAAATGCCTATGAACTAACTCGCAGTTTACATGAAGAAGCGGCAGAATCGGCTTTTCTCAACAAAGAATTTCACCAGATGGAATCTTTAATTCAGATTGTTTTGCAACAAGCAACTTCATTACTCGATCAAGCCAAAGTTAATGAAATTAAACTCCATGCTTATCAGGTACAAGGACAACAACTGCAAGCGATCGCCACTGGGCGAGAAATTCTTCAAGAACTGGGGGTGAATCTACCTGAATCAGTCACACCTATAGATATTCAGCAACAGGTAGAAAATACTCTCGCTACATTAGCAGGCAGAAATATTTTAGATTTAGTGCAGTTGCCTGTGATGAAGGATACTAAAGCTTTAGTAGCTTTGCGGATTATGAATAGTATTGTTCCTTCTATTCACCAAGCTGCACCTTATCTGTTTCCCATTATTGCTTGTGAAGAAGTAAGTTTATCGCTGAAATACGGCAATGCACCACTTTCCGCACCAGGATATGCAGATTTTGGCATTGTAGTTAATACAGTATTAAACAAGCTCGAAGAAGGCTACCAATTTGGTCAGCTAGCTTTATTAATTGTGGATTTATTTCAAGCTAAATCTGTTGAAAGTATGACTACCATGAAGGTGGCTGCCTTCAACGAATACAATCAGCACCATGTTAGTCAGGCGATTTCCTTATTACAGCAATCCTATACTATTGGCTTAGAGACTGGCGATTTTGTACATGTATTAGTCTCGATGTTTTTTAAACTTTTTTATACTTACTTAAGTGGTGTGGGTATTCTAGAAAATCTGCTAGAAGATATACGAGTATATAAGTCTAACTTTGCTAATAGCAACAATTTTTTGAATTGGTCTAATATTCTTGCCCAAACTACTAATAATTTAATCATAAATCATAATAATCCAGATTACCTGATTGGAGAATATTGCAATGAAAAAGAAATTTTGTTGACTCTCCAGCAAGAAAATGATGAGTTAGCACTTCATGTATTCTTTCTGAATAAGTTAATGCTCGCTTATCTTTTTAAGAACATTCCTGAGGCTGTTAAAAATGCAGATCAAGGAGAGCATTACCTAAAAGGTGGTGCAGGGTTACTATCTGTACCAGTTTTCTACTTTTATGCTTCTTTGTCTTGGCTTGCTGCTTACCCAATGGCTGAACCATCAACTCAAGCTCAACTGCTGTTGCGGGTTAACGAAAATCAGCATAAATTGCAGTTACAAGCTCAGTTTGCACCAATGAATTTCCAGCATAAATATGATTTGGTGTCAGCTGAAAAACATCGAGTATTGGGGCAAAAAGCTGAAGCTATTGAATATTATGATCGCGCTATTGCCTTGGCTAAAGAAAATCATTACTTACAAGAAGCCGCACTCGCTAATGAACTTACAGCCCAGTTCTATTTGGAATGGGGTAAACATAAGTTAGCTCAAGTCTATATGCAGGAAGCTTACTACTGCTATGCTCATTGGGGCGCAAAGACTAAAATTTATGACTTAGAAAAACGCTATCCTGATCTCCTACAGCCGATATTACAAGTACAAAGTCATCATTTACTCCTTAGCGAAACCTACATTTCTACTATTGATGCTTCTTCATATCTCCATCAAACTATCCAAACTACTAGATCTAGTAGCAGTAGCAGTATTTCTAAAAATCTCGATTTTGGCACTATCTTTAAAGCCTCACAAGCTTTATCTAGTGAAATTGAACTAGAAAAATTGCTCAATACCCTCATGGAAGTATTGATGACAAATGCGGGTGCAAAAAAGGCAGTTTTATTAGCAATCAGAGATGGAAATTGGCTAATTGAGGCAATAGCTACCACAAATGAAGGTACAAATCAGCAAACTGTGCCATTAGAAATTAGTCAAGCGATTCCAGAAACATTGATAAATTACGTCAAACGAAGCGGTAAAACTGTGGTTTTGGATGATGCAACTTCCCAAACTGATTTTATCGCTGATCCTTATCTGATGCAGCAACAACCTAAAAGTGTGATGTGTACACCCATTTGGCATCAGGGCAAATTAATTGGCTTATTGTATTTAGAAAATCAATTAACGATCGCAGCCTTTACTCGCGATCGCACGGAAGTTATTCAACTATTATGTACTCAAGCTGCCATCTCCCTAGAAAATGCCCATCTTTACCAACAATCTCAAGATTATGCCCAAAAGTTGGAACAGATGCTGAAGCAACTCAAGCACACACAGCTGCAAATGGTGCAAAATGAGAAAATGGCTTCCTTGGGTAATTTAGTTGCAGGGGTAGCCCACGAAATTAATAATCCTGTAGGCTTTCTTAAAGGTAGCTTGAATAATACTGAACAGTATATTCAAGACTTACTTACCCATCTGCAATTGTTGCAAGAAAACAACCCTATTCTTTCTCCCGCAGCGATTGATCATGCTGAAGAGATTGATTTAGAATTCCTCAAAGCCGATTTACCCAAGCTGGTGGGTTCAATGAAAGTTGCATCTGAACGCATCAAAGATATTAGCACTAGTTTGCGTACCTTCTCACGGGCAGACACAGCAGAAAAAGTCGCTTGCAATCTCCATGAGGGGATTGAAAGTACAATATTAATTTTGAAATATCGCTTGAAAGCTTCCGAAAAACGCCCAGCTATTCAGGTAATCAAAGAATATGGTAACTTACCCCAGGTTAAATGCTTTTTAGGGCAACTCAATCAAGTATTTATGAATATCCTGGGTAATGCGATTGATGCCTTAGATACAGTCAGCGAGGGGCACTCTTTTGCTGATTTAGAAGCCTACCCTCAGCAAATTACTATTCGTACAGATATCTCTGATGATGGACGCATAGCGATTATTGGTATCCAAGATAACGGCCCAGGAATGCCAGAGTCAATTCGCGATCGCATCTTTGACCATCTGTTTACTACCAAAGAAGTTGGTAAAGGTACGGGATTAGGATTAGCGATCGCGCGTCAAATTGTTGAACAAACCCACAATGGGCGTTTAAGCTGTAACTCTGTTCTGGGTGAAGGTACAGAATTTGTCATCGAAATTCCCGTGTAA
- the fghA gene encoding S-formylglutathione hydrolase yields MTNLKLISESKSFGGKVGFYSHPSSTCNGEMRFAVYQPPQASQQPVPILYFLAGLTCTEENFIVKAGAQRYAAEYGLMLVAPDTSPRNAGIPGEDEDWDFGTGAGFYVDATTEPWRSHYQMYSYVVQELPAIITANFPVIGEKQGIFGHSMGGHGALVCALRNPHFYKSVSAFAPITAPMRCPWGQKAFSRYLGTNQEDWRNYDASELIKLGAYHSPILIDQGTADKFLAEQLLPEVFEQSCQAVNQPLNLRYQEGYDHSYYFIASFIEDHIRHHAITLKSGSS; encoded by the coding sequence ATGACCAACCTCAAACTAATTTCCGAATCTAAAAGCTTTGGTGGTAAAGTCGGCTTTTACTCCCACCCCTCCTCGACTTGTAACGGGGAAATGCGCTTTGCTGTCTATCAACCACCGCAGGCGAGTCAACAACCTGTACCAATTCTTTATTTCCTTGCAGGTTTGACTTGCACTGAAGAGAATTTTATTGTCAAAGCTGGGGCGCAGCGTTACGCAGCAGAGTATGGGTTAATGCTAGTTGCGCCAGATACCAGTCCGCGCAATGCAGGAATTCCTGGTGAGGATGAGGATTGGGATTTTGGGACAGGTGCAGGTTTTTATGTGGATGCGACAACAGAACCTTGGCGATCGCACTATCAAATGTATAGTTATGTCGTCCAAGAATTACCCGCAATCATTACCGCCAATTTTCCCGTCATCGGTGAGAAACAAGGTATTTTCGGTCATTCTATGGGGGGACATGGGGCGCTAGTTTGTGCGCTACGAAACCCCCATTTTTATAAATCAGTTTCCGCTTTTGCACCCATTACCGCACCAATGCGCTGTCCTTGGGGACAAAAAGCCTTCAGCCGTTATTTAGGAACAAATCAAGAAGATTGGCGTAACTATGATGCTAGTGAATTAATCAAGCTAGGAGCGTATCATAGCCCAATTCTCATTGACCAAGGGACTGCTGATAAATTTTTAGCCGAACAATTGCTACCAGAAGTATTTGAGCAAAGTTGTCAAGCCGTCAACCAACCGCTCAACTTGCGCTATCAAGAAGGCTACGACCACAGCTACTATTTTATAGCCAGCTTTATTGAAGACCACATTCGCCATCATGCGATCACACTGAAGTCAGGGAGTTCCTAA